Sequence from the Thermoanaerobaculia bacterium genome:
GACGCCGCCGTCCGCCGTCTTCACCGCCTCGGTCTTGATCCGTTCGCCGGAGCCCGAGCGGCTGACGCGGTTGTAGACCTGGTCGTAGAGCCCTTCGAAGGCGCCACCGCAGACGAACATCATCTTGCGGGTGTCGATCTCGACCACCTTCTCACTGTCCTTTTCGCCGTCGAAACCGTGCAGACGATAGGGCACCCGCTCGCCCTCCATCAGGGTCAGCAGGCCCTGCTGCAGGACGACGCCGATCGGATTGGGCTTGCCGGCGATGACGGTCGACATCTTGTCGACTTCGTCGACGCAGACCGTCGCGCTCTCCATCGTCGCCTTGAGCGCCTCGAGTGTCGGGCGTTCGCCGAGGATGACGCGGGCGCGCTGCTCGATCGCGCTGAACATCCGGTCGGGGCGAAACTCGGTGCGGTCGCTGTCCACCAGGAGGTTGGCGTTCAGGATCGTCACCGCCCGGAAGTGCTCGAAGCCGGGCACGGTGTCGTAGAGGCGCTGGATGTTGTTCATGATCGTCGTCTTGCCGGTGCCCGACGATCCGATGAGCAGGATGTTGCCCGAGACCCTGCCCAGAAGGTGCTTGTGGATGGCGACCGAGACGAAACGAAGAGCACGGTCCTGGCCGAGGACGCCGCGTCGCAGCTCCTCGAACAGCATCTTGGGGTTCACCACCCCATGAACTTCGGTCAGGGTCTCCGGACTCTTCGTCATCGCCTCGATCATATCGGTGGAACCCCCTCGGACGGTCGGTCTACGGACGGAAGCTCTCCGGCGTCTAGGCCGCCCGAGGCGGTTTGGGGCGGCCGGGAGCCGGATTTCCCCGGGGCACCCGGCATAGGATCCCCTCATGCCCCCCGCGCTCTTCACCGTCCGCGCCGCGGCCAAGCGCTACGAGCTCGGCGAGACGGAGGTCGTGGCCCTCGATGGCGTCGACCTCGAGATCGGCGCCGGCGAGTTCGTGGCGATCGCCGGGCCGTCGGGAAGCGGCAAGTCGACCCTGTTGCACCTCCTGGGCGCCCTCGACACCCCGGATCGGGGGTCGGTCGAGATCGAGGGCCGCGATCTCGCGACCCTCTCCGAGCGCGAGCGGACGCTCCTGCGCCGCCGCCGGCTCGGCTTCGTCTTCCAGTCGTTCCACCTGGTGCCGGTGCTCTCGGCGCTCGAAAACGTCGAGTACCCCCTGTGGATCGACGACGTGCCGGCCGCCGAGCGCCGTGAGCGCGCCGGGAAGATGCTCGCCGCCGTGGGACTCGCGAACCGGCTCGACCACCGCCCGGACCGCCTCTCCGGCGGCGAACGCCAGCGGGTCGCGATCGCCCGCGCCCTCGTCCACCGGCCGGTCGCGGTGCTCGCCGACGAGCCGACCG
This genomic interval carries:
- a CDS encoding AAA family ATPase, with the protein product MTKSPETLTEVHGVVNPKMLFEELRRGVLGQDRALRFVSVAIHKHLLGRVSGNILLIGSSGTGKTTIMNNIQRLYDTVPGFEHFRAVTILNANLLVDSDRTEFRPDRMFSAIEQRARVILGERPTLEALKATMESATVCVDEVDKMSTVIAGKPNPIGVVLQQGLLTLMEGERVPYRLHGFDGEKDSEKVVEIDTRKMMFVCGGAFEGLYDQVYNRVSRSGSGERIKTEAVKTADGGVRLETRFSLADFLKIKDLFEYGMVPQFMARFDKVVVLNDLNTAILKEILLGSFDSPLARTQRYFESLDIVLEIDDIAAAMIAERASQENRTGARALRDVFSEIVNPIEFDP
- a CDS encoding ABC transporter ATP-binding protein; amino-acid sequence: MPPALFTVRAAAKRYELGETEVVALDGVDLEIGAGEFVAIAGPSGSGKSTLLHLLGALDTPDRGSVEIEGRDLATLSERERTLLRRRRLGFVFQSFHLVPVLSALENVEYPLWIDDVPAAERRERAGKMLAAVGLANRLDHRPDRLSGGERQRVAIARALVHRPVAVLADEPTGNLDSANGTAIFDLMRSVRRELGTTFVLATHDPTLMAASPRQIDLRDGRVVSDTLRAEAGA